AACCGCAGGGAAGAATCTGTTTGAGTGTAAGTGAGGACTGTGCACATATGTCTTTTCACTAAGATAGTATGGTGTAGTGAAGCATCCCTTACTCTTGATTAAAGGATAGTAGAAAAAAAGACCTTAATGGTCTTTTTTAGTCGATTATTTTATATTCAAATCCGTCGTCGCCAACATTGGGATTTGGGCCGTCACGCGCGGGAAGGGGATTTTCGAGAATATTATTTAGTGTTTCTATGGTTATTCCCGTGGTATCAGTTTCTTGAAGGGCGAGATAAGCTATTTCATACTTATCAAGTTTTTCAATTAGTATTCGCTGGGCGCCATAAGACATCAAAGGAGAAGGAGTGGACAGTTCTTTATTTTGGCGATACATTTGATAAAAGAGCTTACATATTTCATAAGATGGACTCATATCGCTTAATCTGTAGGCTACCCTAGCTTGCTGTTCTTGACTGAGGAGAGGAAGTATTCCGTGTATATAGTTGGGGTTGGTTATCAGAATATTTGAGTCAAGTTTTAGTATATGCTTCACAACTTCTTTTTCAAAGGTTGCAAAATTGTTTCCTACATGCATAAGAATTCCTGCATCATCATTTATTTCTGAAAGCTTAGAATACCTACATACATTTTTCAGATCTTCATAATGCCTATTGCATTTAATAAATTCGTTGTTCAGGACTATTTCTGCCAGAATGTCCAGCTTTTTGTCTATAATAATATCCAAAAACCAATCGCCTATTCCGTCCCATACTATGTCTGCGCCGCTTTGCAGTTTTTTGTAATATAAGAACTGTTCTTTTTGTTTAAACCAATCAAAAAGTCCGTAACCGGGCATATGTTTTTGAGCTTGATTAATTTCTATTGAGTCTAGCATTATGTTCTCCTTTATCCAAACATCGGGTCATGGCTGCTTGCAGATGCCGGACGTTTGGGCATCGGAACCTGACGGATATCGTCTATAATTTCTTTGTTTAGTCCAGCACCGATAAGATCTGTAATATCACTTTGTTCAAGGTCGCTTAGCAAAATACGCTGCGCACTTTTTTCGATTTTGAATGCTTCGGGCGGAGAGTCGGTGTTGTAATCATATATAAGCATAAGATAACCTTTAATAAATTCAGTTCCTTGACTCTTGACGCCCCACATAATTTTTTCCTGCTGCTGTTCTGTCAAAAGAGTAATGAAAGGCAGATATGCCATATATACATCGCTTCTGCCCAGCTGAGGAAGTGTTTCTACAAATGTATCCTGAAAGGTTTTTAACTCACTGCAGACTTGCTCAGTTAAAGCAGGTATGTTAGGGTGTTTACCCCTAAAATCAACAGGTATATTTTTGGCAACTGAAAGCATTTTGTCGGCGCATCCGAACATGATCAGCGTTTGCATGTTTTGTTTAAGCAGCTTGTTTGCAAGCACGCTAAGATTTTCATTCATAACAATGTCATAAGCAAAAATGCTGTTACACCCCAAAAGAGCTTCAAACAATCTGACGCCTTCAGTTGTTTCGATAGCTTCCAAAACCTCAATATCTTTTTTACTAAGAATGGGCTCGGCTGTTCCGAATATTTTTCTGAGGCTCTCCTTTAGTTTATCAAACATATTTTCCCCTTCTTTGTATTATAATTAAATTATAGCACGGTAGGTTGGCGGTGTCAATACTCATTGAAAAATAATAGTTTTGAAAGAGTATGAGGTCCAATGGTATGGGGCCGGGATTTTGCGTTTTTATGTTGACAGGACAGAATATTTCTGATATAATGTGACGTGTAAAGAAAAAAAACTTTACGAGGTGACAGATATGAACGTAAAAGAGAATTTGGAATGCGGATTGCTTTTTGAGATTTATAAGTCACTTCTGACAAACAAACAGCAGGAGATTTTGAGTTACTTTTTAAACAGGGATATTTCAATAAGTGAAATTGCAATAAGTGTGGACAGCACCCGTCAGGCAGTGAATGATATTATAAAAAGAACACTGAAGACTCTTGAACAATATGAAAAGAAACTGAAAATCTTGGAAAAATTTAAAAAAATGCAGCAGGAAATTGAAAAACTTGAGGTCATATCTAAAAAACATACCGAAATAAAAGACCTTGAACAGATTACAAAAAAGCTTGATAAAATAAATTTGATATAAAAAAGGAGGATAGATATGGCACTATTTGAAAGTTTAAGCCTGCGTTTAAATCATATATTCAGCAAACTTACCAAGCGCGGAAAGCTTACTGAGCTTGAGATTAAGGATGCTATGAGAGAAGTACGGGTAGCGCTTTTGGAGGCTGACGTAAACTTTGCTGTTGCTAAAAAGTTTGTCAATATTGTCAGTGAAAAGGCACTCGGAGAAAATATCTTAACAAGTCTTACGCCCGGCCAGCAGGTGATAAAAATAGTAAACGAAGAACTGACTGCGCTTATGGGTAGCAAAAACACCAAACTTGAGGTTTCGGACAAACCGCCGACAATCGTTATGATGTGCGGCTTGCAGGGTGCAGGAAAAACCACTATGTGCGGAAAGCTTGCAATGATGCTTAAAGGGCAGGGTAAAAAACCGCTTTTAGTGGCGGGAGACATATATCGACCTGCAGCAATAAGTCAGCTTCAGGTGGTGGGTAAAGCCGCAGGAGCGGAAGTTTTTGAAAAAGGTACGCAAAGCCCTGTGAAAACCGCCAAACAGGCCATTGAATATGCAAACAAAATGGCGTATGACACGGTTATTATCGACACAGCGGGTAGGCTTTCTATTAACGAAGAGCTTATG
The Christensenellaceae bacterium DNA segment above includes these coding regions:
- a CDS encoding DNA-binding protein, translated to MNVKENLECGLLFEIYKSLLTNKQQEILSYFLNRDISISEIAISVDSTRQAVNDIIKRTLKTLEQYEKKLKILEKFKKMQQEIEKLEVISKKHTEIKDLEQITKKLDKINLI